The segment TGCATAACCCAGCAGTCCGTAGATCACGCCCGACATGCCACCGAACATCACGGTGCCATCGTAGAGGTACTGCGCGATGTTGCCGCCAGCGCCGGTCAGCACCAGCAACGCCAGCATCGTGAGCGGGCCGCGTGTACTCTCGATGCGTCGGCCGAGCTCCCACAGCCACAGCATGTTGAATGCCAGATGCAGCAGCCCGAAATGCAGGAAAACCGGCGTGAGCAGACGCCAGTATTCGCCCCGGCCATAGGTGGCAATCACGCTTTCGAACACGGGGTTTCCGGCGGGATCCAGATGGAAGCCGGTGAAGCTCAACCAGCGCAGCATGCTGGCATCGTGGTCGAAGAACACCAGCAGCGTGCCCGCGATGCTGAGCACGATCGCCGTCAGGGTGAGCGGCTGGCGCCGCCAGCCGCTCGCAACCGCTGCACCGGCGCGCTGCAGCCACGCATGCCGTGACGGCAACTCGGCCACCGGCAGCTCACCGGCCCGCCAGCGCTCGAACGCGGTACGCACCTCCGCCACGTCCTGCTCCCGCGCCACCACCAGTACCTGCCTGCCGTCCGGCGTATCGAAGACGCGATGTACGATGCGCCGCTGCCACAGGTAGCGGCTGAATTCGGCCAGCTCGACGCCGATGCGTGTTTCGATCGCGACGCAAGCACTCATCGCGGCAGATCCCGAAACAATGCACGCACGCGCTCAGTCGCCATCGGGACGACTGCCCCAACCGAGCTTCGCACGGCAGATCGCATAGAAATTGTGATCCAGTGGATGCAGCAAGCGCAGGTGCTCGGGCTTCTTGTGCACGTGCACCATATCGCCCGGACTGGCAGAGAAATCGAGCTGGCCATCGCAGCTTATGGCCGGATGCAGGTCGTTGTATTCGTTGATCACGATGCGCACGCTGCTGCTGCCGTGGATTACCAGCGGCCGACTGCTCAGCGTGTGCGGGAACATCGGCACCAGCACCAGGGCATCGAGTCCGGGGTGCATGATCGGTCCGCCACCGGACAGCGAATACGCGGTACTGCCGGTAGGCGTGGAAATGATCAGGCCATCCGAGCGCTGCGTATAGACGAACTGCTCCTCGATGTAGAGCTCGAATTCGATCATGCGTGCCGAAATGCCCGAGTTGAGCACCACGTCGTTCAGCGCGTCGCCGCGCGCGAGTACACGATGTCCACGCGTGACCACCACATCGAGCAGAAAGCGCGACTCGATCAGATAACGCCCGGCGAGCACCTCACTGATCTGTGCCTCCAGCTGTTGTGGCGAAATATCGGTAAGAAAACCGAGACGGCCGCGGTTCACCCCGAGCACAGGA is part of the Pseudomonadales bacterium genome and harbors:
- a CDS encoding NAD(+) kinase; the protein is MSQFHRIGLMGRVGNPEVLETLVHLRELLRARGREVVVEREVAEQLGSLPEEVLPREEIGRHTELVIVVGGDGSLLGAARALAAQSAPVLGVNRGRLGFLTDISPQQLEAQISEVLAGRYLIESRFLLDVVVTRGHRVLARGDALNDVVLNSGISARMIEFELYIEEQFVYTQRSDGLIISTPTGSTAYSLSGGGPIMHPGLDALVLVPMFPHTLSSRPLVIHGSSSVRIVINEYNDLHPAISCDGQLDFSASPGDMVHVHKKPEHLRLLHPLDHNFYAICRAKLGWGSRPDGD
- a CDS encoding rhomboid family intramembrane serine protease, whose protein sequence is MSACVAIETRIGVELAEFSRYLWQRRIVHRVFDTPDGRQVLVVAREQDVAEVRTAFERWRAGELPVAELPSRHAWLQRAGAAVASGWRRQPLTLTAIVLSIAGTLLVFFDHDASMLRWLSFTGFHLDPAGNPVFESVIATYGRGEYWRLLTPVFLHFGLLHLAFNMLWLWELGRRIESTRGPLTMLALLVLTGAGGNIAQYLYDGTVMFGGMSGVIYGLLGYAWAWTRMGAQPTVTLPPGVMAAMLIWLLVCMSGVVEAIGFGAIANAAHAGGLALGALLGFGAALLYSRPPATGANGR